A genomic window from Spirochaetota bacterium includes:
- a CDS encoding TolC family protein, translating into MVSPFCARVCALFICVSAAVIAAEKQFFALPEVEKIVLLRNADAIIASNGLIINRNKYQSAVNKFFLPDIRLSVTSPLSLDGNYSSTDNSYVLGTNYYLVGTLALEEKLPWDMLIRVEASYKFSGLPSVSNGFSGRVTVTQPFLKRNDDGYAVDAAQKDYQYSLRSFVQNERDLIYSTESAYYDLVTSEISLSSTRRRLTRSATNLIDTGNKYKAGLINEITYLRLTQNYKKSLAAFEGQQQAHRTLKSSMALLMGNTNLDFAIDLSLPFTLIEYEKERSITRSISNDVTLLSYDIAVWKEKLALEKALNAYDPNGSVSLTAARDYHANYDIGVTFSLSTAIFERFQRGIAVESSALAVSNSMLLASERRKTVQSMIDKNIDNLSNIRRNIEINEESFAIAKKSLAIDEERFTLGLISADTLIKTEDDYYENELALLTQKAAYLKAISYLENKFWMVRAAAPATNR; encoded by the coding sequence ATGGTATCACCGTTTTGTGCACGGGTTTGTGCGCTTTTCATCTGCGTATCGGCTGCCGTCATCGCCGCGGAAAAGCAGTTCTTCGCGCTGCCGGAGGTCGAAAAGATCGTCCTTCTGCGCAATGCCGATGCGATAATCGCGAGCAATGGGCTCATCATCAACAGGAATAAATATCAGTCCGCGGTCAACAAGTTCTTCCTTCCCGACATTCGCCTCTCGGTAACATCGCCCCTGTCGCTCGACGGGAACTATTCCTCGACGGACAATTCGTATGTGCTCGGGACCAATTATTATCTCGTGGGTACGCTCGCCCTCGAGGAAAAGCTCCCCTGGGACATGCTCATCCGCGTTGAGGCGAGCTATAAATTCTCGGGGCTCCCGTCCGTATCCAACGGTTTCTCCGGCCGCGTCACCGTGACGCAGCCCTTCCTGAAAAGGAATGACGACGGGTATGCCGTCGACGCCGCACAGAAGGACTATCAGTACTCGCTCCGATCGTTCGTCCAGAACGAGCGCGATCTCATCTACAGCACGGAATCGGCGTACTACGACCTCGTTACGAGCGAGATATCGCTCTCGAGCACGCGGCGGCGGCTCACGCGGAGCGCCACCAACCTCATCGATACGGGCAACAAGTACAAGGCCGGGCTCATCAACGAGATAACGTATCTCAGGCTCACGCAGAACTACAAGAAGAGCCTCGCCGCGTTCGAGGGGCAGCAGCAGGCGCATCGCACGCTCAAGTCGTCGATGGCCCTCCTCATGGGGAACACCAATCTCGACTTCGCCATCGACCTCTCGCTCCCCTTCACGCTCATCGAGTATGAGAAGGAACGCTCCATCACACGTTCGATCTCCAACGACGTAACGCTCCTTTCCTACGATATAGCCGTATGGAAAGAGAAACTCGCGCTTGAAAAAGCGCTGAACGCGTACGACCCCAACGGCAGCGTGTCGCTCACGGCCGCGCGCGATTATCACGCGAATTACGACATCGGCGTCACGTTCAGTCTTTCAACGGCCATTTTCGAGCGCTTCCAGCGGGGCATCGCGGTCGAGAGCTCCGCGCTTGCGGTATCGAATTCAATGCTGCTCGCATCGGAACGGCGGAAGACCGTGCAGTCGATGATAGACAAGAACATCGATAATCTTTCCAACATACGCAGGAACATCGAGATAAACGAGGAAAGCTTCGCCATTGCGAAGAAATCGCTCGCCATCGACGAGGAGCGCTTCACGCTCGGGCTCATCTCTGCGGACACGCTCATCAAGACCGAGGACGATTACTATGAGAACGAACTGGCGCTCCTTACGCAGAAGGCGGCGTACCTCAAGGCGATAAGCTATCTCGAGAATAAATTCTGGATGGTGCGTGCCGCCGCGCCGGCGACGAACCGGTAG
- a CDS encoding AraC family transcriptional regulator yields MARRVVLHGMPGEVRVFSSRVEQGTSFWNEHTYYEVAVCIAGSGYYKSRRGRFRFRKTSIVICNQYEPHAWQAVEPVHIRYVQLQRSLVKDILPVLGEGSLLLDAFVRGDSGGFIMHLASPPLFVQIQRIVDTLAEESVRERPYAKAHIRGLVIEILSLIGRDIAGSDRRTTPVSDSIERSLAYIHANIAGDVSLAHAAEAAGLSCDHFSKVFKRGTGFYFTEYMNEMRIREACRLLRSTAKSITDIAFASGYRNVPYFNRIFKATTGFAPAQYRRKAVVLVRAEKHGKSQENNGIG; encoded by the coding sequence ATGGCTCGGCGTGTCGTTCTGCACGGCATGCCCGGCGAGGTCCGGGTATTCAGCTCCCGCGTGGAGCAGGGCACCTCGTTCTGGAATGAGCATACCTATTACGAGGTCGCCGTCTGTATCGCGGGGAGCGGGTACTATAAATCCCGGCGCGGCAGGTTCCGTTTCCGAAAAACGTCCATTGTTATCTGTAATCAGTACGAACCGCATGCATGGCAGGCCGTCGAGCCGGTGCATATCCGATACGTGCAGCTTCAGCGATCGCTCGTGAAGGACATTCTCCCTGTTCTCGGGGAAGGTTCGCTCCTTCTTGACGCCTTTGTCCGCGGTGATAGCGGCGGCTTCATCATGCACCTTGCTTCGCCCCCGTTGTTCGTACAGATCCAGCGAATCGTCGATACGCTCGCCGAGGAAAGCGTCCGCGAGCGGCCGTACGCGAAAGCGCATATCCGCGGTCTGGTCATCGAAATACTGTCGCTCATCGGGCGCGATATCGCCGGATCGGATCGTCGTACGACGCCGGTATCCGACAGCATCGAACGCTCGCTCGCCTATATTCATGCCAACATCGCCGGGGATGTTTCGCTCGCCCATGCCGCGGAAGCCGCCGGGCTGTCATGCGATCACTTCTCAAAAGTGTTCAAGCGCGGCACCGGATTCTATTTCACCGAATATATGAACGAGATGCGTATCCGCGAGGCGTGCCGGCTTCTCAGGTCGACCGCAAAGAGCATAACGGACATCGCGTTCGCGTCCGGCTACCGCAACGTTCCGTATTTCAACCGGATATTCAAAGCGACTACAGGGTTCGCCCCGGCACAGTATCGGAGGAAAGCAGTCGTTTTAGTCCGTGCCGAAAAGCACGGAAAAAGTCAAGAAAATAACGGAATTGGATAA
- a CDS encoding extracellular solute-binding protein codes for MNKITAFIKSYIGLLAIGAAFIISAFVVYLNNSEPSEDVYTVTKGDTVASIAAAYKTTAERIVDLNYPDVDEKAALTPGMRLKVPRGAGSKQMTIRIAHWSLEPGARDGLNFMAAEYHKLYPNVRVVQEAIPEATYGQWFTTQMVGGTPADLMRDGMVAYPLLVSYYMRYFTPMTEYVMAPNPYNRNNEFRDVSLRDTMKDGLRNCYIPEMQEYMAIGLTLHIVRMFYNKTMLKRYTGSDVPPATFREFIDVCGKVEQYKFFDTKAKRAITGHSNAMRTLGKEMDALADGSADRMKLSVKMREHADAVSAIERGLTSLTPIANSRYHMNQIEANLFNVITTKARNLIDFDHDCTVSVVEQYAGMKGKKIDMDYGPYRAKFDIVSNYCRFSIPGFSGLNRDDAVMFFVQQRSLFIPTGTWDAGMLERQASDNGFEVGVMDFPYPGPDSPELYRYFEGPAYEDPVSSFRFACATPEGNPERQRVAIDFLLFMAAKENNIKLNGIIGWNPNIVGGIPDVGLLKGFHPHADGVVPAMNFQIGGESTIKWQQIYALFWVGQISYEKFCADFVPFYLSRGYQDYITMNKNWRRSLHTDEKLASMLRVKGFLSADTAKNTEQWVKYRYAAARPLVREMNVSYERALLVNADRGKDAIPTAYEYAPAVKARYGMH; via the coding sequence ATGAACAAGATCACAGCATTCATAAAAAGCTACATCGGATTGCTTGCGATAGGGGCGGCGTTCATCATCTCGGCATTCGTCGTGTACCTCAACAACAGCGAGCCGTCCGAGGATGTATATACGGTGACGAAAGGCGATACTGTCGCATCCATCGCCGCAGCGTATAAGACCACCGCGGAAAGGATCGTTGATCTGAATTATCCTGATGTTGATGAGAAGGCGGCGCTTACCCCCGGGATGCGATTAAAGGTCCCGCGCGGGGCAGGTTCCAAGCAGATGACCATACGCATTGCGCACTGGAGCCTTGAGCCGGGGGCGCGCGACGGGCTCAATTTCATGGCGGCTGAATATCACAAATTATATCCGAACGTTCGTGTCGTGCAGGAGGCCATACCCGAGGCCACCTACGGCCAGTGGTTCACCACGCAGATGGTCGGCGGCACGCCTGCCGACCTCATGCGCGACGGCATGGTGGCCTACCCGCTCCTCGTCTCATACTATATGCGATACTTCACGCCGATGACCGAATATGTCATGGCGCCCAATCCGTACAATCGCAATAATGAATTCAGGGACGTCTCGCTGCGTGATACGATGAAGGACGGGCTGCGCAATTGTTATATCCCCGAAATGCAGGAATACATGGCGATAGGGCTCACCCTCCATATAGTCCGTATGTTCTACAATAAGACCATGCTGAAGCGATATACCGGATCGGATGTTCCGCCCGCGACGTTCAGGGAGTTCATCGACGTATGCGGCAAGGTCGAACAGTATAAATTCTTCGACACCAAGGCCAAGCGCGCGATCACCGGGCACAGTAACGCCATGCGTACGCTCGGGAAGGAAATGGATGCTCTTGCCGACGGGTCGGCTGATCGGATGAAACTCTCGGTAAAGATGCGCGAACACGCGGACGCCGTCAGCGCCATCGAGCGGGGGCTCACCTCGCTCACGCCGATAGCCAATTCGCGCTACCATATGAACCAGATCGAGGCGAATCTCTTCAACGTTATCACCACAAAAGCCCGCAACCTCATCGATTTCGATCATGACTGCACGGTGTCGGTCGTCGAGCAATACGCGGGCATGAAAGGGAAGAAGATCGACATGGACTACGGGCCCTACCGCGCAAAGTTCGATATCGTTTCCAACTACTGCCGATTTTCCATCCCCGGCTTCTCAGGGCTCAATCGCGACGATGCGGTCATGTTCTTCGTCCAGCAGCGCTCGCTTTTCATCCCGACAGGGACATGGGACGCCGGTATGCTCGAGCGGCAGGCGTCCGATAATGGCTTTGAGGTCGGCGTCATGGATTTCCCGTATCCCGGTCCGGACAGCCCCGAGCTCTATCGCTATTTCGAGGGTCCGGCGTATGAGGACCCCGTATCGAGCTTCCGCTTCGCCTGCGCGACACCCGAGGGGAACCCGGAACGTCAGCGCGTGGCCATCGACTTCCTTCTGTTCATGGCGGCAAAAGAGAACAACATCAAGCTCAACGGCATCATCGGATGGAACCCGAACATCGTCGGGGGGATACCGGATGTCGGATTGCTCAAGGGATTTCACCCGCATGCGGACGGCGTCGTGCCCGCGATGAATTTCCAGATCGGCGGGGAATCGACCATCAAGTGGCAGCAGATATACGCGCTTTTCTGGGTCGGTCAGATATCGTATGAGAAGTTTTGTGCGGATTTCGTGCCGTTCTATCTCTCGCGCGGGTACCAGGATTACATCACGATGAACAAGAATTGGCGGCGTTCGCTTCATACCGATGAGAAGCTTGCAAGCATGCTTCGCGTCAAGGGGTTCCTTTCCGCCGACACGGCAAAGAACACGGAGCAGTGGGTGAAGTACCGCTATGCAGCGGCCCGCCCGCTTGTGCGTGAAATGAACGTGAGCTACGAGCGTGCGCTTCTGGTCAATGCGGATCGAGGGAAGGATGCCATACCGACCGCGTACGAGTATGCCCCGGCGGTGAAAGCGCGCTACGGCATGCACTGA
- a CDS encoding glycosyl hydrolase family 28 protein: protein MKAHPVIIALIVYAVTMGAQQYDVTSFGAVGDAVSLDTAAIQRTIDACADGGGGKVVFPKGVYLSGSIVLKSKVTLLVTPEATLLGSKNIQDYSTGRLLQANGASDITIEGGGTIDGQGDSFWVKKDKEYVGEPWHGTAQFNYTAQKRPSFIHLLRSTNIIIRNITLTNSASWTVHMQRCMNVLAENVTIRNFLYGPNTDGFDVNSCVDVTIRGCDIITGDDGIVLKSTEPGHDHPSRNILAERCRIWSACNGLKIGTETHDSFENIVFRDIHLYSDTDIALDRTLAGVAIESVDGSHLSGIFVSNITMSNMKAPIFIRLGHRGRDQVAPKVPGKIENVVMKNITAKRSMFTSSITGIPGYSVGNGISLSGITLEYEGGEGTGSVRRDVPDKECVAKYPEAQMFGQLPAYGLYIRHAKGISVSDMYLSYLEADARPAIILDDVRASTIERAAARSSTGEHPFIWAIDSREITVRGCSAPPGVKTFVTVEGDGASAAMVTLTDNRIPAGVTPLAVRSAEDVLAELPLFTERSRGVVVIDPTRMKIVAPMTVNRDPSFPTACIETPAAKARDAGFAQCRFTVSEDGEYVIRVRAFSARGEEDTFYASVDGGEISVSDVLKKGEWAWDFVRSRVNDKTVPEARTTYRLTKGTHILKIQNRESGTKIGTIVVMEKDAVCELNGL from the coding sequence ATGAAGGCACATCCGGTAATCATCGCGCTCATCGTGTATGCGGTGACGATGGGAGCCCAACAATACGACGTCACGTCATTTGGGGCCGTCGGCGACGCGGTCTCGCTCGACACTGCCGCCATTCAGAGAACGATCGATGCCTGTGCCGATGGCGGCGGCGGAAAGGTGGTGTTCCCGAAAGGCGTGTATCTGTCCGGTTCCATTGTGCTGAAAAGCAAAGTAACGCTTCTCGTCACACCCGAAGCGACTCTACTCGGCAGTAAGAACATACAGGACTACTCTACCGGAAGATTACTACAGGCGAACGGCGCATCCGATATCACGATCGAGGGCGGCGGCACCATCGATGGGCAGGGGGACAGCTTCTGGGTGAAAAAGGACAAGGAGTACGTCGGCGAGCCCTGGCATGGAACGGCGCAGTTCAATTACACCGCGCAGAAACGCCCGTCGTTCATTCATCTCCTGCGCTCGACGAACATCATCATACGCAACATTACGCTCACGAACAGCGCGTCGTGGACGGTGCATATGCAGCGCTGCATGAACGTGCTCGCCGAGAACGTGACGATACGGAATTTCCTCTACGGGCCGAACACCGACGGCTTTGACGTGAACTCCTGCGTGGATGTTACGATACGCGGCTGCGATATCATCACGGGGGACGACGGCATCGTGCTCAAGAGCACCGAACCCGGGCATGATCATCCGTCACGGAACATACTCGCCGAGCGCTGCCGCATCTGGAGCGCATGTAACGGGCTTAAGATAGGCACGGAAACGCATGACAGTTTTGAGAACATCGTGTTCCGGGATATCCATCTCTACAGCGATACGGATATCGCCCTCGACCGCACGCTCGCCGGGGTGGCGATAGAATCGGTTGACGGCTCGCATCTCTCCGGCATCTTTGTGTCGAACATCACCATGTCGAACATGAAAGCGCCGATATTCATCCGCCTCGGCCACCGGGGCAGGGACCAGGTCGCGCCGAAAGTCCCGGGGAAGATAGAGAACGTCGTCATGAAGAATATTACCGCAAAGCGTTCGATGTTCACCTCGTCGATAACGGGGATACCGGGATATTCCGTCGGGAACGGCATATCGCTTTCCGGGATCACGCTTGAATATGAGGGCGGCGAGGGTACGGGCAGCGTGCGCCGGGATGTGCCTGACAAGGAGTGCGTCGCCAAGTATCCGGAAGCACAGATGTTCGGGCAGCTCCCCGCATACGGGCTTTATATCCGTCATGCGAAAGGAATTTCCGTAAGCGATATGTATCTCTCATATCTCGAGGCGGATGCGCGCCCGGCGATCATTCTCGATGACGTGCGGGCGTCGACGATAGAGCGTGCCGCAGCGCGATCATCGACGGGGGAACATCCATTCATATGGGCGATCGATTCACGCGAGATAACCGTGCGCGGGTGCAGTGCGCCGCCCGGGGTAAAGACATTCGTCACGGTCGAAGGTGATGGGGCGTCCGCAGCAATGGTCACACTTACCGATAACCGTATTCCGGCAGGGGTAACGCCCCTCGCCGTGCGTTCGGCGGAAGACGTTCTCGCCGAGCTTCCGCTTTTCACCGAACGAAGCCGCGGTGTGGTCGTCATCGATCCGACGCGCATGAAGATCGTAGCCCCCATGACGGTCAATCGCGACCCATCGTTCCCGACCGCATGCATTGAGACGCCGGCCGCTAAGGCTCGTGACGCCGGCTTCGCGCAATGCCGGTTCACGGTAAGCGAGGACGGCGAGTATGTGATCCGCGTACGCGCATTCTCGGCGCGGGGGGAAGAGGATACGTTCTATGCATCGGTGGACGGAGGGGAGATATCGGTCTCCGATGTGCTTAAGAAGGGCGAATGGGCGTGGGACTTCGTCCGCAGCCGCGTGAACGACAAGACCGTACCCGAGGCGAGGACGACGTATCGGTTGACGAAAGGGACGCATATACTTAAGATACAGAACCGTGAGAGCGGGACGAAGATCGGCACTATCGTCGTCATGGAGAAGGACGCCGTATGTGAGCTGAACGGATTGTAA
- a CDS encoding ABC transporter ATP-binding protein, translated as MKPLIHLSRLSKTYQVGDSLIHALREINLSIYKGEYVAIRGHSGSGKSTLMNILGCLDQSTSGTYILNNVNVESLSDDQLSDIRNREIGFVFQTFNLFMRKNVYFNVSLPLTYSHRTAAPGRERVLAMIEKVGLSERIHHKPNELSGGQRQRVAIARALVTSPSLILADEPTGNLDSTTSREIMKIFDSLHKEGCTIIIVTHEADIAAHCKRQVFISDGRLSEGKPKRVRA; from the coding sequence ATGAAGCCGCTCATCCATCTTTCCAGGCTTTCCAAGACGTATCAGGTGGGGGATTCGCTCATCCATGCGCTGCGCGAGATAAACCTTTCCATCTATAAAGGCGAATATGTCGCCATTCGGGGCCATTCCGGTTCGGGGAAATCGACGCTCATGAACATACTCGGCTGCCTCGATCAGTCGACGAGCGGGACATATATCCTCAACAATGTGAACGTCGAATCGTTGAGCGACGATCAGCTGAGCGACATACGCAACCGCGAAATAGGCTTCGTGTTCCAGACGTTCAATCTCTTCATGAGAAAGAACGTCTATTTCAACGTATCGCTCCCGCTCACCTATTCGCACCGTACGGCCGCACCGGGGCGTGAGCGCGTGCTCGCGATGATAGAGAAGGTCGGGCTTTCGGAGCGCATCCATCACAAACCCAATGAGCTCTCCGGCGGCCAGCGGCAGCGTGTGGCCATCGCCCGCGCACTGGTCACCTCCCCCTCGCTCATCCTCGCCGACGAACCGACGGGGAACCTCGACAGCACCACATCGCGGGAAATAATGAAGATATTCGACTCACTTCATAAGGAAGGATGTACGATAATCATAGTGACCCATGAGGCGGACATTGCGGCGCACTGCAAACGCCAGGTGTTCATTTCCGACGGAAGACTATCCGAAGGCAAGCCGAAACGGGTAAGGGCGTAA